From the genome of Phaeodactylum tricornutum CCAP 1055/1 chromosome 13, whole genome shotgun sequence, one region includes:
- a CDS encoding predicted protein — WTKEEDAILLKIVQGMQMPMKWSVVAQNLHDRTGKQCRERYVNHLNPRLKVTDWNPVEDSTIFHLYNTIGSHWAKMSKVIPGRTDNGIKNRFHNLRRQYERE; from the coding sequence TGgaccaaggaagaagacgcCATTCTGCTCAAAATTGTGCAAGGGATGCAAATGCCCATGAAGTGGAGTgttgtcgcacaaaacttACACGATCGTACGGGAAAGCAGTGTCGCGAGCGCTACGTCAATCATCTCAATCCCCGTCTCAAGGTCACGGACTGGAATCCGGTCGAAGACTCCACCATATTTCACCTTTACAACACTATCGGTAGCCACTGGGCAAAAATGTCCAAGGTCATCCCCGGACGCACGGACAACGGCATCAAGAATCGCTTCCATAATCTCCGCCGACAGTACGAACGTGAA
- a CDS encoding predicted protein, protein MSSSSAARTNLTSQSVITHRDQLVGKGSFRLVYAGTYVGGNRNAQEAVCKQFKPHCSHLEDYYYSNDFRIIDKAVDYAEDWNGMCEVGKEILVTRGNVMNAGRAKYMVEPLIRDFTRFTSNNGWIRYDGDAELAMEAYCHYTYHRSGGRLIVCDLQGRYRYNSYRQNKCRFELTDPAICSRDRQYGPTDLGEKGIESFFANHECNRFCNWDGYWQRPRSARAWFKLNQGTSMFGSDSTHLLLTCNTARFNASLQPIYDDNEDSSDDDSW, encoded by the coding sequence ATGTCGTCATCTTCCGCCGCCCGGACCAATTTGACCAGCCAAAGTGTGATCACGCACCGCGATCAATTGGTGGGAAAAGGCTCGTTTCGCCTGGTGTACGCGGGAACATACGTTGGCGGTAACCGCAACGCACAAGAAGCGGTTTGTAAGCAGTTCAAGCCGCACTGTAGTCACCTGGAAGACTACTATTACAGTAACGATTTCCGTATCATTGACAAGGCCGTCGACTATGCCGAGGACTGGAACGGAATGTGTGAGGTAGGGAAAGAAATTCTCGTGACACGTGGCAACGTAATGAACGCCGGACGTGCCAAGTACATGGTGGAGCCTTTGATTCGAGACTTTACCAGGTTTACGTCCAACAATGGATGGATCCGGTATGATGGCGATGCGGAGCTCGCCATGGAGGCCTATTGTCACTATACGTACCACCGTTCGGGTGGACGACTGATTGTGTGCGATCTCCAGGGCCGTTATCGGTACAATTCGTACCGTCAGAACAAGTGTCGTTTTGAACTGACGGACCCTGCAATTTGTTCACGGGACCGCCAATACGGGCCCACCGATTTGGGTGAAAAGGGCATCGAAAGCTTCTTTGCCAATCACGAATGCAACCGCTTTTGCAATTGGGACGGTTATTGGCAGCGCCCCCGAAGTGCCCGGGCGTGGTTCAAGTTGAATCAGGGGACGAGCATGTTTGGATCCGACTCCACCCACCTTTTGCTCACCTGCAACACGGCTCGCTTTAATGCATCACTGCAACCAAtctacgacgacaacgaagactCTTCGGATGACGATTCGTGGTAA
- a CDS encoding predicted protein produces the protein MLNLRCARPLAILSLVTLRQLAFARSWLDVADVALFAVSPMDPNRLLYSGESDPFLFPTPNPTTSPFSGPIATPTSRPVANVVAAPSTSEQRSNAPSARWENRDGNGGCQPGRVLHEVVLQDFGGDEQYNNSIAFWTMPDILPDERSETSSTAHISGPNPTSDGLDSASEGGIELFKGSWKAGEDSFSYICLQPAKCYQMEVEGGLGSSDATWEVRKVEMDINENMGAVVAKGFVPEKCEFSILNEETDALACPLRCNVSPETPAASFSSAPASALPTALLSDATEKPNLLRSTAPSDGPSLIPSDVPSYVPSYAPSIVPSEIPSSNVQSGFGTDQRIID, from the coding sequence ATGTTGAATTTAAGATGTGCACGTCCTTTGGCTATCCTAAGTCTCGTTACTTTACGTCAATTGGCCTTCGCACGAAGCTGGCTCGATGTGGCCGACGTTGCACTCTTCGCCGTATCACCGATGGATCCGAATCGTCTCCTTTACAGTGGTGAAAGTGATCcgttcctttttccaacGCCAAACCCAACTACGTCACCGTTTTCAGGGCCGATCGCAACTCCTACCTCCCGTCCAGTAGCTAATGTTGTTGCCGCACCCAGCACATCGGAACAGAGGTCGAACGCACCGTCTGCGCGTTGGGAAAATCGGGATGGAAATGGTGGTTGCCAACCTGGACGAGTACTTCACGAAGTCGTATTACAGGACTTCGGGGGTGACGAACAATACAACAACAGCATAGCTTTTTGGACTATGCCTGATATTTTACCGGACGAAAGATCCGAAACCAGCTCAACTGCGCATATTTCCGGTCCGAACCCCACTTCAGATGGCTTGGACAGCGCTTCTGAAGGAGGAATCGAATTATTCAAAGGCAGTTGGAAGGCTGGCGAAGACTCTTTCTCTTACATTTGCCTGCAGCCTGCTAAGTGCTACCAAATGGAAGTTGAAGGCGGACTCGGGTCAAGTGATGCTACATGGGAAGTAAGAAAAGTAGAGATGGATATAAACGAGAACATGGGTGCAGTAGTGGCAAAAGGCTTCGTACCAGAAAAGTGCGAATTCTCAATATTGAATGAAGAGACCGACGCGCTAGCCTGTCCTCTCCGTTGCAACGTCTCTCCCGAAACGCCGGcagcttctttctcttcgGCCCCAGCCTCTGCACTACCCACGGCGCTTTTAAGTGATGCGACAGAGAAGCCGAATCTATTGCGTTCGACAGCACCTAGCGATGGTCCGTCACTTATCCCAAGCGACGTCCCGTCATATGTACCCAGCTATGCACCATCCATCGTCCCCAGTGAAATTCCTTCGTCGAATGTACAAAGTGGCTTTGGAACAGATCAACGTATTATTGATTAA
- a CDS encoding beta-mannosyltransferase (enzyme involved in N-Glycan Biosynthesis): VILGQPVLFDFSGVTGKMHVVVIVLGDLGRSPRMQYHALSLLQAGHFVSLIGYEGEDLIPALYEFSNEQLGIIRFKVPSPRLLQKVMPVYFVWRIFSLTVWSLFALLSVHAKRKYPIDCILVQNPPALPLLSVAYTFCWILRLLQGKRACLIIDWHNIGYSMLKPGGFQILARTYERIMAPLADGHFTVTKAMKNFLHATMNIPDDANIRVLYDCPPDMFQPISFEQQYDILYELDKKFCEAYCRPRKGRPALITSSTSWTADEDFGILLAALILLDDRIKSEKSSLKVMVAVTGKGPQKAAYEEKISQLSLEFVAIQTLWLKPENYPKLIACADFGVSLHTSTSGLDLPMKILDLYGCEVPVCAADFECLPELVLDDRNGRVFRSHEELADQFWELL, from the exons GTAATTCTGGGACAGCCCGTTCTATTTGACTTTAGCGGTGTAACAGGCAAGATGCATGTTGTTGTAATCGTTCTAGGTGATCTCGGAAGGTCGCCTCGCATGCAATATCATGCCCTTTCTCTCCTACAAGCTGGGCATTTTGTTTCTCTTATAGGCTACGAAGGTGAAGACCTTATCCCAGCGCTTTACGAGTTTTCCAACGAGCAACTGGGTATCATCCGATTCAAAGTACCTTCTCCGAGATTGTTACAGAAGGTCATGCCAGTTTATTTTGTCTGGCGGATATTCAGCTTAACAGTTTGGTCGCTGTTTGCTTTGCTCTCAGTGCACGCAAAGCGGAAGTACCCTATAGACTGCATTCTTGTGCAAAATCCGCCTGCTCTTCCCTTGCTCTCTGTTGCCTATACTTTCTGCTGGATACTGCGCCTCCTCCAAGGAAAACGCGCCTGTTTGATTATCGACTGGCACAATATCGGCTATTCCATGTTGAAGCCAGGTGGCTTCCAAATACTCGCGCGAACCTACGAACGAATAATGGCACCTCTTGCTGATGGCCATTTTACCGTAACAAAGGCAATGAAAAATTTTCTACACGCTACAATGAACATACCGGACGATGCGAATATACGCGTACTATATGACTGCCCTCCAGATATGTTTCAACCAATATCATTTGAACAGCAATACGACATTCTTTACGAGCTGGACAAAAAGTTTTGCGAGGCGT ATTGCCGACCTCGGAAGGGACGGCCTGCACTGATCACAAGCTCAACAAGCTGGACAGCTGACGAAGATTTTGGTATTCTGCTCGCTGCCTTGATTCTTCTAGATGACCGGATTAAAAGCGAAAAGTCTTCATTGAAAGTGATGGTTGCTGTGACCGGGAAAGGACCTCAGAAAGCTGCGTACGAGGAAAAAATTTCGCAGCTCAGCCTTGAGTTTGTCGCGATTCAAACTTTGTGGTTAAAGCCAGAGAACTATCCCAAGCTGATCGCATGCGCGGACTTTGGAGTATCACTTCATACTTCGACGTCTGGTCTAGATTTACCAATGAAAATTCTTGATCTCTACGGATGCGAAGTTCCTGTTTGTGCAGCAGATTTCGAGTGCTTACCAGAGCTTGTTTTGGATGACCGAAACGGCCGCGTTTTTCGAAGTCATGAAGAGCTAGCTGACCAGTTTTGGGAATTATTG
- a CDS encoding predicted protein, which translates to MTRSPEVMRNLDESLVQILPKEKSSDFLSFLNENRQPGTPDKQHPPHAGTFTIYSREAPSNFPSFEEKNDNGDDAAYEEMTAYIRNSRSVQLPKWNSTPEVLVPLAPSNAHRKPRSRLRGTTIQPSLPSLDEKKPLSPTLLDKERKDWVCSASLVVQSKSSNVRRRRLRRTSSKNGKHLVSTFGSKVSPSTASGVPPMKKLTRALCVEKLEQHALFLAATGHEEKAISLHNDALLVNQAELAQIERHLQHAQNRHPASVESISDRLYEDCISVTQSVGNIRTKMAILFDRMGDIEGATFYFAQGDFCASQRHAEHMLIQLLNERKHLINEIQKKARAVLQLETDSLGTGHPQVADTLSFLGTITLEQNDPNAALQLLIKAVSITKHALGTKHPHTGLKLLQTAKISMQVAPPDVEKSLDYFMQAIYTLQYSKAHAHVVGYTMNDVAIMRIQRHEFPAALALLYEALAFYKKAYKELNEGDIKLINIQIWRNIAECTSQMQDFDKASEALLMALRIQREARKLCNVSKHSVHIPLSDDASIAESLCRLGKAYVGAGQYVEALTVYEEALLMHREKVTEAHPSVSKSTHPELPARLDQLANALFHVGETHYAIGAFDTALDYYNESMQKRLISDSHRPENRINMVHCAMCLVGIGSIHARKSNFQDALRTFSDAMSWSEAHGLKENHPIATMIRIRIEETKVKVLERQSSRNAL; encoded by the exons ATGACACGTTCGCCCGAAGTGATGCGAAATCTTGATGAATCGCTCGTCCAGATACTTCCTAAGGAAAAGAGTAGCGATTTCCTTTCGTTCCTGAATGAAAACCGCCAGCCGGGTACCCCGGACAAACAACATCCTCCACATGCGGGCACTTTCACCATCTATTCGAGGGAAGCCCCTTCCAATTTTCCGAGTTTTGAGGAAAAGAATGATAACGGTGACGATGCTGCGTATGAAGAGATGACTGCCTATATTCGCAATTCACGCTCGGTACAGCTTCCCAAATGGAACTCTACACCTGAAGTGTTGGTACCCTTAGCGCCCTCAAATGCACATCGAAAGCCCCGATCGCGTCTCCGGGGGACAACAATCCAGCCCTCTCTTCCTTCCCTTGATGAAAAGAAACCCTTGTCACCAACTCTTTTAGACAAAGAGCGTAAAGACTGGGTTTGCTCTGCCTCTCTGGTAGTCCAATCGAAAAGTTCCAATGTGAGGAGACGACGGCTGCGACGCACGTCCTCCAAGAACGGCAAGCATTTAGTTTCCACATTTGGTTCCAAAGTTTCACCGTCGACGGCGAGTGGAGTGCCCCCGATGAAAAAGTTGACGCGAGCTCTCTGTGTTGAAAAACTGGAACAGCATGCGCTTTTTCTGGCCGCAACGGGTCacgaagaaaaggcaatttcCCTCCACAACGATGCTCTCCTTGTAAATCAAGCTGAGCTTGCCCAAATCGAAAGACATCTTCAACACGCACAGAATAGGCATCCAGCCTCGGTGGAATCCATTTCTGACCGACTTTACGAAGATTGCATTTCTGTCACCCAGTCAGTGGGTAATATTCGTACAAAAATGGCAATTCTATTTGACCGTATGGGAGATATAGAGGGGGCTACTTTCT ATTTTGCACAGGGAGATTTTTGTGCTTCGCAACGGCATGCGGAACACatgttgatccaactcctg AATGAGAGAAAACACCTGATCAACGAAATTCAAAAAAAGGCTAGAGCTGTTCTGCAGCTTGAAACAGACAGTCTCGGGACCGGGCATCCTCAAGTAGCTGATACATTGTCCTTCCTAGGTACCATCACACTGGAGCAGAATGATCCAAATGCCGCTCTTCAACTTCTGATCAAGGCAGTGTCTATCACAAAACATGCTCTTGGCACAAAGCATCCTCACACTGGCCTGAAGCTTTTGCAGACAGCAAAGATCAGCATGCAAGTTGCGCCTCCTGACGTCGAAAAGTCGTTAGACTACTTTATGCAAGCCATATATACGCTCCAATACTCCAAGGCCCATGCACACGTGGTTGGCTATACCATGAATGATGTTGCAATCATGAGAATCCAAAGACACGAGTTTCCCGCCGCCTTGGCGTTGCTTTACGAAGCACTGGCCTTCTACAAGAAAGCATACAAAGAGTTAAATGAAGGAGATATCAAACTGATCAACATTCAGATCTGGCGTAATATCGCTGAATGCACTTCCCAAATGCAGGACTTCGACAAGGCTTCAGAGGCCTTGCTAATGGCCTTACGTATCCAGCGAGAAGCCAGGAAACTATGCAATGTTTCCAAACACTCTGTGCATATTCCCCTTTCAGATGATGCTAGCATCGCTGAATCTTTATGCCGGTTGGGAAAAGCATACGTTGGGGCTGGACAGTATGTGGAAGCCTTGACCGTCTACGAGGAAGCTCTTCTAATGCATAGGGAGAAAGTTACAGAGGCACATCCTTCTGTAAGTAAAAGTACGCATCCAGAACTCCCAGCTAGGCTGGATCAACTTGCGAACGCGCTTTTTCATGTTGGAGAAACGCACTACGCCATAGGGGCTTTTGACACGGCCCTCGATTATTACAATGAATCGATGCAGAAGAGGCTAATTAGCGATTCTCATCGTCCAGAGAATAGAATAAATATGGTCCACTGCGCTATGTGCTTGGTGGGAATTGGATCGATCCATGCACGTAAAAGCAATTTTCAAGATGCTCTGAGGACTTTCAGCGACGCGATGTCTTGGAGTGAGGCGCATG GTCTAAAAGAAAATCATCCCATTGCTACAATGATCCGCATTCGAATCGAGGAGACAAAGGTGAAGGTCTTGGAACGGCAGAGTAGTAGAAACGCACTGTAG
- a CDS encoding predicted protein codes for MEGRIPEEDPLKWERMYQEGGNAAPFKLEGMMNLQQSSEVRVVSFDLDNTLWVTSATISAANEALAAFLDARGVVQPQRIETIMGILFKENKERYCPIEVEQAKAPALLTLLRKDAIRKILLDDNGYSSESAECSAEEAFQTWTNARHDAITFNMAEAVKECLQEIAAIQTSDGHSVVIGAITDGNSDPRLIDELSKYFHFCVNAEKVGISKPDKRIYLKAVQELAGHPSLKHLLPDDDAQDYELESRLGPWWVHVGDDFIKDVVAAKDLNMRSVWARELVLNKQVDYALSEGKPERSVEALVKDVSKNEVVKMQVGATDYLVNSLHQEFADAIVDRFGEVATVLNAWHSEGLVKTSTPLQIVENDVTVQEEVVLRPEVESGDTENDRTPNIKNGGSKFCLFCRNTLPGAAKFCSECGEGQH; via the exons ATGGAAGGGCGTATTCCTGAAGAGGACCCTTTAAAGTGGGAACGCATGTATCAAGAAGGAGG AAACGCTGCTCCTTTCAAGCTCGAAGGAATGATGAACCTGCAGCAGTCCAGCGAAGTCAGAgttgtttcgtttgatcTCGACAATACTTTATGGGTCACATCGGCGACTATTTCCGCCGCCAATGAAGCTCTCGCGGCCTTCCTCGACGCACGAGGCGTCGTTCAACCTCAGCGAATAGAAACAATAATGGGAATTTTAttcaaagaaaacaaagaacgATACTGCCCCATTGAAGTGGAACAGGCAAAAGCTCCAGCTTTATTAACACTACTCCGAAAAGATGCCATTCGAAAAATTCTTTTGGACGACAACGGATACTCGTCCGAGAGTGCTGAATGCTCTGCCGAAGAAGCATTTCAGACTTGGACAAATGCGCGCCACGATGCCATTACCTTTAACATGGCTGAAGCTGTGAAAGAATGTCTTCAAGAAATAGCTGCTATTCAAACGTCGGATGGACATTCGGTCGTGATTGGAGCCATTACGGATGGCAACTCAGATCCACGCTTGATTGATGAGCTATCCAAATATTTTCATTTCTGCGTCAACGCCGAAAAAGTTGGAATAAGCAAACCTGACAAACGAATCTACCTAAAAGCTGTACAGGAACTGGCCGGTCACCCTAGCTTAAAACATCTCCTTCCCGACGATGACGCCCAAGACTATGAATTGGAATCAAGATTGGGACCGTGGTGGGTTCATGTGGGTgatgatttcatcaaagACGTAGTCGCTGCAAAAGATCTGAATATGCGTAGCGTCTGGGCTCGAGAGCTGGTCCTCAACAAACAGGTAGATTATGCATTGTCGGAGGGAAAGCCGGAGCGAAGCGTTGAAGCTCTGGTGAAAGATGTTTCTAAGAATGAAGTAGTTAAGATGCAGGTAGGGGCTACAGATTACTTGGTGAATTCTCTTCACCAAGAGTTTGCAGATGCAATTGTCGACCGCtttggtgaagttgccaCCGTTCTAAATGCATGGCACAGTGAAGGACTGGTCAAAACCTCTACTCCTCTCCAAATTGTCGAGAACGATGTGACGGTACAGGAAGAAGTCGTGCTACGCCCCGAAGTAGAATCGGGAGACACTGAAAACGACAGAACGCCAAACATAAAGAACGGAGGATCAAAATTTTGCCTGTTTTGTAGGAATACACTTCCTGGAGCCGCGAAGTTCTGCTCGGAATGTGGGGAGGGACAACATTAG
- a CDS encoding predicted protein, producing the protein MMNSVARNKLRIVAAGRGRSMCLDPIVKAVLDLTDSIEEKEIRLVYLGTATYDKNDAFEAQTHAYSRLSNCKVIKLEVSEAAQKNLSHDEIRDVIDSAHVIMVSGGNTLYAVKRWKQLKIDAMIRNCVIQKNPPPVLCGGSAGAICWFEYGHSDSMDPTTFFSSQSSDDCAALAGSLELKASGISLRYAYHITTLPRAMVSRDHKIQMPCY; encoded by the coding sequence ATGATGAATTCTGTAGCTCGGAATAAGCTGAGAATTGTCGCTGCCGGGAGAGGCCGGTCCATGTGCCTAGATCCTATCGTAAAGGCTGTGTTGGATCTGACGGATTCCAtagaagaaaaggagatccGACTCGTGTACCTTGGAACGGCAACCTACGACAAGAACGATGCATTCGAGGCCCAAACACATGCGTACTCTAGACTATCAAACTGTAAAGTTATCAAGCTTGAAGTTAGTGAAGCTGCTCAAAAGAATCTTTCCCATGATGAAATCCGAGACGTTATTGATTCGGCTCATGTGATTATGGTCAGTGGTGGCAACACTTTGTACGCCGTCAAGCGCTGGAAGCAACTGAAGATCGACGCCATGATTCGAAACTGTGTAATCCAAAAAAATCCCCCGCCTGTGTTATGTGGGGGCAGTGCTGGAGCAATTTGTTGGTTCGAATATGGTCACTCGGACTCAATGGACCCGACTACATTTTTTTCGAGCCAATCCTCTGACGACTGTGCTGCTCTTGCGGGCTCTCTAGAGTTGAAGGCCTCGGGTATCTCCCTGCGTTATGCGTACCACATCACGACGCTACCCAGAGCAATGGTCTCCCGCGATCACAAGATTCAGATGCCATGCTATTGA
- a CDS encoding predicted protein, which produces MATPTANNISHSAMDGEDPYHARLRAHPVFYASIGVLHTLLTAGVVFGWASLLPILRQEGIDLSPSDFARIFTHGAIGNYLSSLPFGLVLDRFGPKSCGMAASLLLAVGLALCSFATQSTTCLDLGFALVGFSGPAVQLPTLHLARLFPGQAREGGTGGAALLMSAQAGAFDGGTIVFALFSAASTFFGMTTTLFFRLYLLVPLFTFLTAVLVWPHTILPDPAPPSAARRQRTNSYLGAASPYLSPGKLSLEPAPSVLKDAPLSQVLSSPPFYCLALWVAVHILKLNFVVASINDQLNYAMKPAMAEMLIGIFGAILPFGFVVLPGVAYLLSRSTITCFQVANVVGVLYGSVLAFLPGQAWYQIFIVFTSVATSRQLVYSTVFHQTGELFGFRNYGVLLGLTNVVVSAVSLVQGPLVEWAESAGNYLGPNVVLLGLTLPLFALVYGTIPRDPQANGNIKPKLFSLPTEVTPLTALKGRPRSHSDAAPVVAP; this is translated from the coding sequence aTGGCCACACCAACAGCCAACAATATCAGTCACAGCGCGATGGACGGAGAAGATCCGTACCACGCCCGACTGCGCGCTCATCCCGTATTCTATGCATCGATTGGTGTGCTGCATACGCTACTAACGGCCGGTGTGGTGTTTGGATGGGCTTCGCTCTTGCCAATTCTCCGCCAGGAAGGCATCGATCTATCTCCCAGCGACTTTGCACGGATCTTTACACACGGAGCCATCGGCAATTATCTTTCCTCTTTGCCATTCGGCCTGGTGCTGGATCGCTTCGGGCCCAAATCGTGCGGTATGGCCGCCAGTTTGCTTTTGGCGGTTGGACTAGCTTTGTGTTCTTTCGCGACACAGAGCACTACTTGTCTCGATCTTGGCTTCGCGCTCGTGGGGTTTTCCGGTCCCGCGGTACAGTTGCCGACGCTGCATCTAGCGAGGCTCTTTCCGGGACAAGCGCGGGAAGGTGGCACCGGAGGGGCGGCGCTCCTCATGTCGGCACAAGCCGGGGCCTTTGACGGGGGTACTATTGTCTTTGCCTTATTTTCGGCTGCTTCTACCTTCTTTGGCATGACTACCACCTTATTCTTTCGATTGTATTTACTGGTACCGCTCTTCACCTTCTTGACCGCCGTCTTGGTTTGGCCCCACACTATATTACCCGATCCGGCGCCACCGTCCGCCGCGCGTCGCCAGCGCACCAATTCGTACCTGGGCGCCGCCTCGCCGTACCTCAGTCCAGGCAAGTTGTCCCTGGAGCCGGCTCCATCGGTACTCAAGGACGCGCCGCTGTCCCAAGTCTTGTCTTCTCCGCCCTTTTATTGTCTCGCCTTGTGGGTGGCCGTCCATATTCTTAAACTCAATTTTGTCGTCGCGTCCATCAACGATCAGTTGAACTACGCGATGAAACCGGCCATGGCGGAAATGCTGATTGGTATTTTTGGGGCTATTCTACCCTTTGGGTTTGTGGTTCTACCAGGGGTCGCCTATTTGTTGTCACGGTCCACCATCACTTGCTTCCAAGTCGCCAACGTGGTGGGTGTTTTATACGGCTCCGTCTTGGCGTTTTTGCCCGGCCAGGCCTGGTACCAAATTTTTATTGTCTTTACCTCCGTCGCCACCTCTCGACAACTCGTGTACAGTACCGTGTTCCACCAAACTGGAGAACTCTTTGGTTTTCGTAATTACGGAGTTCTGTTGGGTTTGACCAACGTCGTGGTCAGTGCCGTGTCCCTGGTCCAGGGACCACTGGTGGAGTGGGCCGAATCGGCAGGAAACTATCTTGGACCCAACGTGGTTTTGTTAGGGCTCACTCTTCCCCTATTTGCTCTCGTGTATGGAACAATTCCCCGTGATCCACAAGCAAATGGAAATATCAAACCTAAGCTGTTTTCGCTTCCTACCGAAGTAACGCCCCTGACCGCCCTCAAGGGAAGGCCACGAAGCCATTCGGATGCGGCTCCAGTCGTTGCTCCGTAA
- a CDS encoding predicted protein, translated as MSERHRLDQRWCRLLFLFCGILLGTVEPTLALVGMVVPRTRVSGTSLHVSNKGKRKDSATKAARKYADATVKTNGGGKSSRPRSTQMRDAPAKSLPSGPRVVLTRYAANRNDRVNKERLAESIGCEHFGSCSGCVRDDQVGSVDVIQSAKLYFSSTAVRKKRHDVLTQGLDWAVEDQDDGFYQVVVPSAVRGWRTQAKLAVAPKSSSWARDGCEFGLYQRGTHDVLAIPSCEVHHPAINRALDALRLATAKTGTAAFAKDTRDGGLRYVQLQVERPTQKVSLTLVWNAELLKETQPALARLVKELQTREPDLWHSMWCHCNNGIGNNIFARNPRRWHRLSGMEYMREPIAVGNQGWLYFSPLTFRQGNLDGFDVLATDVARAVPGGSKVCELYAGVGLLGLTTLAHLAKEGTPLEWIRCSDENPSNPRCFQRSIESLPLEVTGLDRRTNRKSKEDQGMTLAELADLIEAGESSSRSENDMEKASYMVATAAQALQRGEALGADVIIVDPPRKGLEDEVLESLCQPYKADQPYVESVNLLTIADDKVNWTNDVETLIYVSCGFDALARDSQRLLSSAGGWTLHSATGYLLFPGSDHVETLCIFKR; from the coding sequence ATGAGCGAACGACACAGACTAGACCAAAGGTGGTGTCGTCTTCTGTTCCTTTTCTGCGGAATTCTTCTCGGGACCGTCGAGCCGACTCTTGCCTTGGTCGGGATGGTTGTGCCGCGGACCCGCGTCAGCGGAACATCACTCCACGtctccaacaaaggcaaacgcAAAGATTCCGCAACAAAAGCTGCTCGAAAGTATGCGGACGCCACCGTCAAGACCAACGGGGGCGGGAAAAGCTCGCGTCCCCGTTCCACGCAAATGCGCGACGCGCCCGCCAAGTCTCTACCGAGCGGACCCCGCGTCGTGTTGACCCGCTATGCGGCAAATCGGAACGATCGGGTCAACAAGGAACGACTGGCGGAATCCATCGGATGCGAGCATTTCGGTAGTTGTTCCGGTTGCGTCCGGGATGATCAGGTCGGCAGCGTGGATGTCATCCAATCCGCCAAACTGTACTTTTCCTCGACGGCCGTCCGCAAAAAGCGCCACGACGTGTTGACGCAGGGTCTCGACTGGGCTGTGGAAGATCAGGACGACGGCTTTTACCAAGTCGTGGTGCCTTCCGCAGTCCGCGGCTGGCGTACACAGGCCAAACTGGCCGTTGCACCCAAATCCTCTTCGTGGGCCAGAGACGGGTGTGAGTTTGGACTATACCAACGCGGGACGCACGACGTCCTCGCAATCCCGTCCTGTGAAGTACACCATCCCGCCATCAACCGAGCGCTTGATGCCTTGCGACTTGCGACGGCCAAGACCGGGAcggccgcctttgccaaagaTACGCGGGATGGGGGACTGCGCTACGTGCAGTTGCAAGTGGAACGGCCAACCCAAAAGGTTTCGCTTACGCTCGTCTGGAACGCCGAACTTTTGAAAGAGACACAGCCCGCCCTTGCGCGTCTGGTCAAGGAATTGCAAACCCGCGAACCAGATTTGTGGCACAGTATGTGGTGCCACTGCAACAACGGAATAGGCAACAACATTTTCGCTCGAAATCCACGGCGATGGCATCGTTTATCGGGGATGGAATACATGCGAGAACCCATTGCGGTCGGTAATCAGGGATGGTTGTACTTTTCACCGCTGACATTTCGACAGGGAAATCTGGACGGCTTTGATGTATTGGCTACTGATGTTGCACGTGCCGTTCCCGGAGGAAGTAAAGTGTGTGAGTTGTACGCTGGAGTCGGCCTCTTGGGTCTCACAACGCTGGCACATCTTGCCAAAGAGGGAACGCCGCTGGAATGGATTCGCTGCAGCGACGAGAATCCTTCCAATCCGCGTTGTTTTCAACGTTCCATCGAGTCGCTGCCGCTCGAGGTCACGGGTCTGGACCGTCGAACGAACCGCAAGTCCAAAGAAGATCAAGGTATGACTTTGGCAGAATTAGCCGACCTCATTGAAGCTGGTGAATCTTCCTCGCGCAGTGAGAACGATATGGAAAAGGCTTCGTACATGGTAGCGACTGCCGCGCAAGCGCTGCAACGAGGAGAAGCTCTGGGTGCCGACGTCATCATCGTTGACCCTCCCCGCAAAGGACTGGAAGATGAAGTTCTGGAGAGTTTGTGCCAACCATATAAGGCCGATCAACCGTACGTAGAATCCGTCAACTTGCTCACAATTGCGGACGACAAAGTGAATTGGACCAACGATGTGGAAACCTTGATATACGTGAGTTGTGGTTTCGATGCGTTGGCCCGCGATTCGCAACGCTTGCTGTCATCAGCTGGCGGCTGGACTTTGCACAGTGCAACTGGCTATCTTCTTTTCCCAGGTAGCGATCACGTCGAAACCCTGTGTATATTCAAGCGATAG